A single window of Colletes latitarsis isolate SP2378_abdomen chromosome 11, iyColLati1, whole genome shotgun sequence DNA harbors:
- the LOC143348503 gene encoding uncharacterized protein LOC143348503 isoform X3 gives MLNPDYTCSSKMRPTICSGIGLLSCLWCFTVFESYATTEMACGDRLTAPRGVIQTPNFPGPFPVPIKCRWLIDVSDIPATNSSIVVYLTQVYVYKGLSFTEYAYYESESTNFGATLLKEITEGNVFEYRWFRTFRPYLVVEFELDRLEGNHVRVLNDLLDVYGFNVTYQMTEDEPNSGSCSVQDCSFTGNCLISEDYAGFRCDCFEGFSGRNCNEGPLCFNDKREPVCQNDATCRQIGAEAMNCHCPDGYVGYHCEIQLLDGNDDCGTETCIMQCPYDEEDRQPCACKNGTKIYNYRSRYQCRMKLSNVTSLRATLAAQHDYLGSYVIKQLAKYLRKCNISSVEDLQILIAKTPSELNFHFLANSEDRDRIRESLNKLVQRRRLSEISFESTHFTFQQKPALKLQGLALMNEEKVHIGDRLRLGCQIHGSDSINFTWYKDNMLVNVSKAMGRISHRHVPNDATTDLYTSFLDIEGATLLDAGQYTCQVVYWGVQQCKSIYVDVRDEPDVKVMPMSATIDKGSSIQLTCTTPNMPNIGIGFSWTKNGALLKLELGSEVWEDLYPSGSILKITNAQKSAIYTCNVAYSSMSVRVEIVNRNTTPICARDESWGLNWPDTAPGSEALLECHPHFRGKKVSRLCSMKDATTPEWQTPDFSSCFYKPLISHYYKFRSLTLGYQNVTCSETIFAFWEVLRSRELPLYPGEGDHILRLLATIERYQHKFDPLDTHVSTEPLIRIISRILTDESSILSQQKVVLLLQITQRSLTQWSIQTAQPYKHLSLPSLVLDVQELQQHNGDSITHSLQIPVDDSMYPSWYEDKVTIRLWKKRHRGTKSNGTLSGIVIVYKNLSSFLPTANVKELDDGTDLEFRVNSRVITVAVPAFNLDKHNKIWVDLHVKHVQNQSNSWKVSCGLMDNTGAWDLNSCITNVLPGDAMTHCLCPNTGTYAVFLTARALRVILAKKEQTTFIVIFGCGSCLVQCLLSSLILGTFWWKNRSWLNFLKLQCCGAMVGAMSVFMYAVHSNLPESSYAIVAIALEAFLLVGLSAPISEALIIYAGLTQVRPNQHFQPTVIAVITGVPILAVLTTELTHKSTGWRHESWWLILGSGVYNIFVTCATMMFLVFALLYLGILHKAHALVEENIMKKEAIEARLRMLHRTAIVICGVIAMEASSIFYINSTSIVFHYVFASFSSVLGFVIIMVYIVNGDLAILDLILRKLKWRQDPEEEITSEPIKGIT, from the exons ACCTGTTCCTCGAAGATGAGGCCCACGATATGCAGTGGCATTGGCCTTCTTTCCTGCCTCTGGTGCTTCACCGTGTTCGAAAGTTACGCGACGACAGAAATGGCGTGCGGTGATCGTTTGACGGCACCTAGAGGCGTCATCCAGACCCCGAATTTTCCCGGCCCGTTTCCGGTTCCCATCAAGTGCCGTTGGCTGATCGACGTGTCCGACATACCCGCGACGAACAGCTCGATCGTCGTCTATTTGACGCAAGTATACGTTTACAAGGGGCTCAGTTTCACCGAGTACGCGTACTACGAGTCAGAGAGCACGAACTTCGGCGCTACGTTGCTCAAGGAGATCACCGAAGGCAACGTGTTCGAGTACCGATGGTTTCGCACCTTTCGACCGTACCTTGTCGTGGAATTCGAGCTGGACAGACTCGAGGGTAACCACGTACGCGTGCTGAACGATCTGCTGGACGTGTACGGTTTCAACGTCACGTACCAGATGACAGAGGACGAGCCGAATTCGGGCTCCTGTTCCGTTCAGGATTGCTCTTTCACCGGGAACTGCCTCATCTCGGAGGATTATGC GGGTTTCCGGTGCGATTGCTTCGAGGGCTTCAGCGGAAGGAACTGCAACGAGGGACCCTTGTGCTTCAACGATAAACGCGAACCTGTCTGTCAAAATGACGCCACTTGCAG GCAAATTGGTGCAGAAGCGATGAACTGTCATTGCCCCGACGGCTACGTTGGATATCACTGCGAAATCCAACTTCTGGACGGAAACGATG ATTGCGGAACCGAGACTTGCATAATGCAGTGCCCTTACGACGAGGAGGACCGACAACCTTGCGCCTGCAAGAACGGCACCAAAATTTACAACT ATCGGTCGAGGTACCAGTGCAGAATGAAGTTATCGAACGTAACGTCTTTGAGGGCCACGTTAGCAGCGCAACACGACTATTTGGGTTCCTATGTGATCAAACAG CTAGCTAAATATTTAAGGAAATGTAATATCTCGTCCGTGGAGGATTTACAAATCTTGATAGCGAA GACCCCGTCGGAGCTCAATTTCCACTTTTTGGCGAACTCCGAAGACCGGGATAGAATTCGGGAATCCCTCAACAAGTTGGTGCAGCGACGACGACTCAGCGAGATCTCCTTCGAATCGACTCACTTCACATTTCAACAGAAACCTGCCCTCAAATTACAG GGCCTCGCCCTCATGAACGAGGAGAAAGTTCATATAGGAGATCGGTTGAGGCTGGGTTGCCAAATTCATGGAAGCGACAGTATAAACTTCACATGGTACAAGGACAATATGCTAGTGAATGTTAGCAAGGCTATGGG ACGGATTTCGCACCGACATGTCCCTAACGATGCCACCACAGATCTGTACACGTCGTTTTTGGACATCGAGGGGGCGACCTTGCTCGACGCGGGTCAATACACATGTCAGGTTGTCTATTGGGGCGTGCAACAGTGTAAAAGCATCTACGTCGACGTGAGGGATGAGCCGGACGTAAAAGTCATGCCAATGAGCGCCACCATAGATAAA GGAAGCAGTATACAGTTGACGTGCACGACGCCAAACATGCCCAACATAGGAATAGGATTCAGCTGGACGAAGAACGGAGCTCTGCTGAAACTGGAACTCGGCAGCGAGGTGTGGGAGGATCTCTATCCTTCTGGAAGTATATTGAAGATCACAAACGCGCAG AAATCCGCGATATACACGTGCAACGTGGCGTACAGCTCCATGTCCGTGCGCGTGGAAATCGTGAACCGAAACACGACACCGATTTGCGCGAGAGACGAATCGTGGGGTTTGAACTGGCCGGACACGGCGCCCGGATCAGAGGCGTTGCTGGAATGCCATCCGCACTTTCGCGGCAAGAAGGTCTCGAGGCTGTGCTCGATGAAAGACGCCACCACGCCTGAATGGCAGACGCCTGACTTCTCTTCCTGCTTCTACAAACCCCTCATCTCGCATTACTACAAG TTTAGAAGTCTGACGCTAGGCTACCAGAACGTAACTTGTTCCGAGACGATTTTTGCCTTCTGGGAGGTCCTACGATCGCGCGAACTGCCCCTTTACCCCGGCGAGGGTGACCATATTTTGAGACTGTTGGCGACGATCGAACGTTATCAGCACAAATTCGACCCGTTGGACACGCACGTTTCGACAGAGCCTCTGATACGCATTATCAGTCGAATATTAACAGACGAAAGTTCGATTTTGAGTCAGCAA AAAGTGGTGCTGCTTCTCCAGATTACGCAACGAAGCTTGACGCAGTGGTCGATACAAACGGCTCAGCCTTACAAGCATCTGTCCCTACCTTCGTTGGTGTTAGACGTTCAGGAGTTGCAACAACACAATGGCGACAGCATCACGCATTCTCTTCAAATCCCCGTAGACGATTCTAT GTACCCAAGTTGGTACGAGGACAAGGTGACCATACGATTGTGGAAGAAGCGCCACCGCGGAACGAAGTCGAACGGCACCCTCAGTGGGATCGTGATCGTTTACAAAAACTTGTCCAGCTTCCTTCCGACAGCGAACGTGAAGGAACTAGA CGACGGGACGGACCTCGAGTTCCGCGTCAATTCTCGAGTCATCACGGTGGCGGTGCCCGCCTTCAATCTCGACAAGCACAATAAAATATGGGTGGACCTGCACGTGAAGCACGTGCAGAATCAATCCAATTCCTGGAAGGTGTCTTGCGGTCTCATGGACAACACAGGCGCCTGGGACTTGAACAGTTGCATCACCAATGTATTGCCAGGCGATGCTATGACGCATTGCTTGTGCCCTAATACTGGGACTTACGCAGTTTTTCTAACGGCACGCGCGCTCAGA GTAATATTAGCAAAGAAGGAACAAACCACGTTCATCGTGATATTCGGTTGCGGTAGCTGCTTGGTGCAGTGTCTGTTGTCCTCTTTGATCCTTGGAACATTCTGGTGGAAGAATCGTAGCTGGCTGAACTTCCTCAAGCTTCAATGCTGCGGTGCTATGGTCGGTGCCATGTCCGTTTTCATGTATGCCGTACACAGTAATCTTCCCGAG AGTTCGTACGCGATCGTAGCGATAGCGTTGGAGGCGTTCCTGCTCGTTGGTTTGTCCGCGCCGATATCGGAAGCATTGATCATATACGCTGGCCTTACACAAGTCCGACCTAATCAGCACTTTCAACCTACCGTTATTGCGGTCATTACTG GCGTCCCTATCTTGGCCGTACTGACCACCGAACTCACGCACAAGAGCACCGGCTGGAGACACGAGTCCTGGTGGTTGATCCTAGGAAGCGGCGTCTACAACATATTCGTAACTTGCGCCACCATGATGTTCCTGGTATTCGCGTTGCTGTACCTGGGGATTCTGCACAAGGCTCACGCTCTCGTCGAGGAGAACATCATGAAAAAGGAGGCAATAGAAGCAAG ATTAAGAATGCTACACCGTACCGCCATCGTCATATGTGGGGTCATCGCAATGGAGGCCTCTTCCATCTTCTACATAAACTCCACTTCCATTGTCTTTCACTACGTGTTTGCTTCTTTCTCATCCGTTTTG GGATTCGTTATAATAATGGTGTACATCGTGAACGGCGACTTGGCGATCCTGGATTTGATTCTAAGGAAACTAAAATGGAGACAGGACCCGGAGGAGGAGATAACGTCCGAGCCGATCAAAGGTATCACATAA
- the LOC143348503 gene encoding uncharacterized protein LOC143348503 isoform X1: MLNPDYTCSSKMRPTICSGIGLLSCLWCFTVFESYATTEMACGDRLTAPRGVIQTPNFPGPFPVPIKCRWLIDVSDIPATNSSIVVYLTQVYVYKGLSFTEYAYYESESTNFGATLLKEITEGNVFEYRWFRTFRPYLVVEFELDRLEGNHVRVLNDLLDVYGFNVTYQMTEDEPNSGSCSVQDCSFTGNCLISEDYAGFRCDCFEGFSGRNCNEGPLCFNDKREPVCQNDATCRQIGAEAMNCHCPDGYVGYHCEIQLLDGNDDCGTETCIMQCPYDEEDRQPCACKNGTKIYNYRSRYQCRMKLSNVTSLRATLAAQHDYLGSYVIKQLAKYLRKCNISSVEDLQILIAKTPSELNFHFLANSEDRDRIRESLNKLVQRRRLSEISFESTHFTFQQKPALKLQGLALMNEEKVHIGDRLRLGCQIHGSDSINFTWYKDNMLVNVSKAMGRISHRHVPNDATTDLYTSFLDIEGATLLDAGQYTCQVVYWGVQQCKSIYVDVRDEPDVKVMPMSATIDKGSSIQLTCTTPNMPNIGIGFSWTKNGALLKLELGSEVWEDLYPSGSILKITNAQKSAIYTCNVAYSSMSVRVEIVNRNTTPICARDESWGLNWPDTAPGSEALLECHPHFRGKKVSRLCSMKDATTPEWQTPDFSSCFYKPLISHYYKFRSLTLGYQNVTCSETIFAFWEVLRSRELPLYPGEGDHILRLLATIERYQHKFDPLDTHVSTEPLIRIISRILTDESSILSQQKVVLLLQITQRSLTQWSIQTAQPYKHLSLPSLVLDVQELQQHNGDSITHSLQIPVDDSMYPSWYEDKVTIRLWKKRHRGTKSNGTLSGIVIVYKNLSSFLPTANVKELDDGTDLEFRVNSRVITVAVPAFNLDKHNKIWVDLHVKHVQNQSNSWKVSCGLMDNTGAWDLNSCITNVLPGDAMTHCLCPNTGTYAVFLTARALRVILAKKEQTTFIVIFGCGSCLVQCLLSSLILGTFWWKNRSWLNFLKLQCCGAMVGAMSVFMYAVHSNLPESSYAIVAIALEAFLLVGLSAPISEALIIYAGLTQVRPNQHFQPTVIAVITGVPILAVLTTELTHKSTGWRHESWWLILGSGVYNIFVTCATMMFLVFALLYLGILHKAHALVEENIMKKEAIEARLRMLHRTAIVICGVIAMEASSIFYINSTSIVFHYVFASFSSVLGFVIIMVYIVNGDLAILDLILRKLKWRQDPEEEITSEPIKVCSKNGAEVENDTAPPPSSLGIGESYLETRGIAAGSIDMREFVNESSSSYSKPSVPVAGRFLPEIRIDHSDDINLENYSTSPRKYQETMAFDSMYSARTTSHCPRDLPETYAANECCGFREFGKYRDPQGQQIFVPLNPILENPAKVLCNAEVESRLTGMPDVTLAVKSDIELLSTGEMNNREHANVIPDIANTTERKQPDGEEKAPEIVITNCEATTSGMLDRISHDLDYLLNRTHSTDGT; encoded by the exons ACCTGTTCCTCGAAGATGAGGCCCACGATATGCAGTGGCATTGGCCTTCTTTCCTGCCTCTGGTGCTTCACCGTGTTCGAAAGTTACGCGACGACAGAAATGGCGTGCGGTGATCGTTTGACGGCACCTAGAGGCGTCATCCAGACCCCGAATTTTCCCGGCCCGTTTCCGGTTCCCATCAAGTGCCGTTGGCTGATCGACGTGTCCGACATACCCGCGACGAACAGCTCGATCGTCGTCTATTTGACGCAAGTATACGTTTACAAGGGGCTCAGTTTCACCGAGTACGCGTACTACGAGTCAGAGAGCACGAACTTCGGCGCTACGTTGCTCAAGGAGATCACCGAAGGCAACGTGTTCGAGTACCGATGGTTTCGCACCTTTCGACCGTACCTTGTCGTGGAATTCGAGCTGGACAGACTCGAGGGTAACCACGTACGCGTGCTGAACGATCTGCTGGACGTGTACGGTTTCAACGTCACGTACCAGATGACAGAGGACGAGCCGAATTCGGGCTCCTGTTCCGTTCAGGATTGCTCTTTCACCGGGAACTGCCTCATCTCGGAGGATTATGC GGGTTTCCGGTGCGATTGCTTCGAGGGCTTCAGCGGAAGGAACTGCAACGAGGGACCCTTGTGCTTCAACGATAAACGCGAACCTGTCTGTCAAAATGACGCCACTTGCAG GCAAATTGGTGCAGAAGCGATGAACTGTCATTGCCCCGACGGCTACGTTGGATATCACTGCGAAATCCAACTTCTGGACGGAAACGATG ATTGCGGAACCGAGACTTGCATAATGCAGTGCCCTTACGACGAGGAGGACCGACAACCTTGCGCCTGCAAGAACGGCACCAAAATTTACAACT ATCGGTCGAGGTACCAGTGCAGAATGAAGTTATCGAACGTAACGTCTTTGAGGGCCACGTTAGCAGCGCAACACGACTATTTGGGTTCCTATGTGATCAAACAG CTAGCTAAATATTTAAGGAAATGTAATATCTCGTCCGTGGAGGATTTACAAATCTTGATAGCGAA GACCCCGTCGGAGCTCAATTTCCACTTTTTGGCGAACTCCGAAGACCGGGATAGAATTCGGGAATCCCTCAACAAGTTGGTGCAGCGACGACGACTCAGCGAGATCTCCTTCGAATCGACTCACTTCACATTTCAACAGAAACCTGCCCTCAAATTACAG GGCCTCGCCCTCATGAACGAGGAGAAAGTTCATATAGGAGATCGGTTGAGGCTGGGTTGCCAAATTCATGGAAGCGACAGTATAAACTTCACATGGTACAAGGACAATATGCTAGTGAATGTTAGCAAGGCTATGGG ACGGATTTCGCACCGACATGTCCCTAACGATGCCACCACAGATCTGTACACGTCGTTTTTGGACATCGAGGGGGCGACCTTGCTCGACGCGGGTCAATACACATGTCAGGTTGTCTATTGGGGCGTGCAACAGTGTAAAAGCATCTACGTCGACGTGAGGGATGAGCCGGACGTAAAAGTCATGCCAATGAGCGCCACCATAGATAAA GGAAGCAGTATACAGTTGACGTGCACGACGCCAAACATGCCCAACATAGGAATAGGATTCAGCTGGACGAAGAACGGAGCTCTGCTGAAACTGGAACTCGGCAGCGAGGTGTGGGAGGATCTCTATCCTTCTGGAAGTATATTGAAGATCACAAACGCGCAG AAATCCGCGATATACACGTGCAACGTGGCGTACAGCTCCATGTCCGTGCGCGTGGAAATCGTGAACCGAAACACGACACCGATTTGCGCGAGAGACGAATCGTGGGGTTTGAACTGGCCGGACACGGCGCCCGGATCAGAGGCGTTGCTGGAATGCCATCCGCACTTTCGCGGCAAGAAGGTCTCGAGGCTGTGCTCGATGAAAGACGCCACCACGCCTGAATGGCAGACGCCTGACTTCTCTTCCTGCTTCTACAAACCCCTCATCTCGCATTACTACAAG TTTAGAAGTCTGACGCTAGGCTACCAGAACGTAACTTGTTCCGAGACGATTTTTGCCTTCTGGGAGGTCCTACGATCGCGCGAACTGCCCCTTTACCCCGGCGAGGGTGACCATATTTTGAGACTGTTGGCGACGATCGAACGTTATCAGCACAAATTCGACCCGTTGGACACGCACGTTTCGACAGAGCCTCTGATACGCATTATCAGTCGAATATTAACAGACGAAAGTTCGATTTTGAGTCAGCAA AAAGTGGTGCTGCTTCTCCAGATTACGCAACGAAGCTTGACGCAGTGGTCGATACAAACGGCTCAGCCTTACAAGCATCTGTCCCTACCTTCGTTGGTGTTAGACGTTCAGGAGTTGCAACAACACAATGGCGACAGCATCACGCATTCTCTTCAAATCCCCGTAGACGATTCTAT GTACCCAAGTTGGTACGAGGACAAGGTGACCATACGATTGTGGAAGAAGCGCCACCGCGGAACGAAGTCGAACGGCACCCTCAGTGGGATCGTGATCGTTTACAAAAACTTGTCCAGCTTCCTTCCGACAGCGAACGTGAAGGAACTAGA CGACGGGACGGACCTCGAGTTCCGCGTCAATTCTCGAGTCATCACGGTGGCGGTGCCCGCCTTCAATCTCGACAAGCACAATAAAATATGGGTGGACCTGCACGTGAAGCACGTGCAGAATCAATCCAATTCCTGGAAGGTGTCTTGCGGTCTCATGGACAACACAGGCGCCTGGGACTTGAACAGTTGCATCACCAATGTATTGCCAGGCGATGCTATGACGCATTGCTTGTGCCCTAATACTGGGACTTACGCAGTTTTTCTAACGGCACGCGCGCTCAGA GTAATATTAGCAAAGAAGGAACAAACCACGTTCATCGTGATATTCGGTTGCGGTAGCTGCTTGGTGCAGTGTCTGTTGTCCTCTTTGATCCTTGGAACATTCTGGTGGAAGAATCGTAGCTGGCTGAACTTCCTCAAGCTTCAATGCTGCGGTGCTATGGTCGGTGCCATGTCCGTTTTCATGTATGCCGTACACAGTAATCTTCCCGAG AGTTCGTACGCGATCGTAGCGATAGCGTTGGAGGCGTTCCTGCTCGTTGGTTTGTCCGCGCCGATATCGGAAGCATTGATCATATACGCTGGCCTTACACAAGTCCGACCTAATCAGCACTTTCAACCTACCGTTATTGCGGTCATTACTG GCGTCCCTATCTTGGCCGTACTGACCACCGAACTCACGCACAAGAGCACCGGCTGGAGACACGAGTCCTGGTGGTTGATCCTAGGAAGCGGCGTCTACAACATATTCGTAACTTGCGCCACCATGATGTTCCTGGTATTCGCGTTGCTGTACCTGGGGATTCTGCACAAGGCTCACGCTCTCGTCGAGGAGAACATCATGAAAAAGGAGGCAATAGAAGCAAG ATTAAGAATGCTACACCGTACCGCCATCGTCATATGTGGGGTCATCGCAATGGAGGCCTCTTCCATCTTCTACATAAACTCCACTTCCATTGTCTTTCACTACGTGTTTGCTTCTTTCTCATCCGTTTTG GGATTCGTTATAATAATGGTGTACATCGTGAACGGCGACTTGGCGATCCTGGATTTGATTCTAAGGAAACTAAAATGGAGACAGGACCCGGAGGAGGAGATAACGTCCGAGCCGATCAAAG TGTGCTCGAAGAACGGCGCAGAAGTAGAGAACGACACGGCACCGCCTCCGTCCTCGTTAGGGATCGGAGAGTCTTATCTGGAGACTCGCGGGATCGCAGCCGGTAGTATAGACATGCGCGAATTCGTGAACGAGTCCTCGTCCTCGTACTCGAAGCCTTCCGTCCCCGTTGCTGGCAGATTCCTGCCAGAGATACGAATCGACCACTCCGACGACATAAACCTCGAGAATTACAGCACCAGCCCGCGCAAGTACCAAGAGACGATGGCGTTCGACAGCATGTACTCCGCGCGCACCACGTCCCACTGCCCCAGAGACTTACCCGAGACTTACGCCGCCAACGAGTGTTGCGGTTTTCGCGAGTTCGGCAAGTACCGCGATCCGCAGGGGCAACAGATATTCGTGCCCCTGAACCCGATACTCGAGAACCCGGCGAAAGTTCTGTGCAACGCGGAAGTCGAGTCGCGTCTGACCGGGATGCCCGACGTCACTCTGGCCGTGAAGAGCGACATCGAGCTGCTCTCCACCGGCGAGATGAACAACAGAGAACACGCGAACGTTATACCGGACATAGCCAACACAACGGAACGAAAGCAACCGGACGGGGAGGAGAAAGCACCCGAGATCGTGATCACGAATTGCGAGGCTACAACCAGCGGTATGCTCGATCGTATTTCCCACGACCTTGACTATCTGTTGAACCGCACGCACTCTACAGACGGTACTTAA